The bacterium DNA window TTTTCTTTCGTGTCATTTCCGCTTCCACAAGAACGTAGTTTCGGAGCCGGCCGCAGCAATTGCACTAATCCTCACCTTGCTCGGACTGGTAGGAGATGGCATTTCGAACTGCTTCGACAGCCTGCTCTCAGAATATATGTTGGTCACCCCTCCCCCCCGCATGGCAGTGCCACCGACTTGGCCGGCCCAACCGACGGATGGCCCCGGACTGACGCCAAGGCCTACTTCCGCAAAGCCGCCGGTCTTCACTTGCGACGATTCGCCAGGTTGATAACCGGGACTCGTTCCCTCCGGGTCATAACTAAACGACTCGCCTTCTCCAGCGCCCCATCGAATCGTAAGGAAGTAGGAGCCGTCCGGATTCTCTCCGAATAAAACCCCGCCTCCAAAACCTATAAAGACCTCCGCGCAAAAAGACTTCAGACCCATTGGATCCGACATCACGGTAGGTCGTTGTGAGACATACGCATACAGATTGAGATCCCCGCCGTCGATGCCGATGGGATCGGTTGACAGGTACCTCCCCAGACTCGGGTCATAGTACCTGTTCCAGTTGTAATGCAGCCCCGTGCCGGGGACAGGAAGGCCAGTTTCAGCATCTATGCCCTCTGTCTCCTTGTCGTAGTATTGGCCGGGGAAACGGAGGTTGCTCACG harbors:
- a CDS encoding RHS repeat-associated core domain-containing protein; amino-acid sequence: VSNLRFPGQYYDKETEGIDAETGLPVPGTGLHYNWNRYYDPSLGRYLSTDPIGIDGGDLNLYAYVSQRPTVMSDPMGLKSFCAEVFIGFGGGVLFGENPDGSYFLTIRWGAGEGESFSYDPEGTSPGYQPGESSQVKTGGFAEVGLGVSPGPSVGWAGQVGGTAMRGGGVTNIYSESRLSKQFEMPSPTSPSKVRISAIAAAGSETTFLWKRK